A window of Phoenix dactylifera cultivar Barhee BC4 unplaced genomic scaffold, palm_55x_up_171113_PBpolish2nd_filt_p 000502F, whole genome shotgun sequence contains these coding sequences:
- the LOC103707682 gene encoding probable GTP diphosphokinase CRSH1, chloroplastic — protein sequence MAAAGHHLGHRSLRPFPKRKGFSSPRPKSLVYSTSPCSSRGYLTLRIRSSAGAAGYVSPKIPPMVEQPGGKMVVELVGAFNELTERMGGALSTSSSSRLLFKSLKLSIPLLQALPLAPGGRSPLSRALSVAYLLADLQMDAEVISAGILREVLKAGALTMHDVKSQIGASTAHLLHECLRIRHIPSKVDIVDDEHATLLRKYCLTYYDIRAVILELALKLDTMKHLDFLPRYQQQIMSLEVMKIYAPLAHAVGAGALSLELEDLSFRYLFPYSYLYVDTWLRSYETDCKHLIDVYKEQLLQALKADAELEEIVDGILIQGRYKSRFSTMKKLLKNGSKPQEVNDLLGLRVILNPQPGDSMLERAHRACYRTREVIQTLWKEIPDRTKDYIARPKPNGYRSLHVAVDISEQGKVRPMMEIQIRTTEMDSLAVGGAASHSLYKGGLTDPEEAKRLKTIMMAAAELAAVRLRDIPSANQRGALKINHRNRVFHLLDKNGDGRISIEELAEVMEELGAGGEDAQELMQLLDSNSDGSLSSEEFDLFQRQVELTRNLEDKDDNYRTLLGEKLQITDSTGLIQVYRKELGDKLAVS from the exons atggccgccgccggccaccaccTCGGCCACCGCTCCCTCCGCCCCTTCCCCAAAAGAAAAGGCTTCTCTTCTCCTCGTCCCAAATCCCTCGTCTACTCCACCTCCCCCTGCTCTTCCCGCGGTTATCTCACCCTCCGGATCCGGTCCTCCGCCGGTGCCGCCGGTTATGTTTCTCCGAAGATCCCTCCCATGGTGGAGCAGCCCGGGGGGAAGATGGTGGTGGAGCTGGTGGGGGCCTTCAACGAGCTCACGGAGAGGATGGGCGGCGCCCTCTccacttcctcctcctctcgtcTCCTCTTCAAGTCTCTGAAGCTCTCCATCCCACTACTCCAGGCGCTTCCCTTGGCCCCCGGTGGCCGCTCACCGCTCTCCCGTGCCCTCTCCGTCGCCTATCTACTTGCTGATCTCCAG ATGGATGCAGAAGTTATTTCGGCTGGCATACTGAGAGAAGTCCTAAAGGCGGGGGCTCTAACCATGCATGATGTCAAAAGCCAAATTGGTGCAAGTACTGCTCATTTGCTACATGAGTGCTTGCGGATAAGGCACATTCCTTCAAAGGTTGACATCGTGGATGATGAGCATGCTACTTTACTGAGGAAGTACTGTTTGACTTACTATGACATTCGGGCAGTGATTTTAGAGCTTGCTCTTAAACTTGACACGATGAAGCATCTTGATTTCCTTCCAAGATATCAGCAGCAGATAATGTCCCTTGAGGTTATGAAGATATATGCCCCTCTTGCCCATGCTGTTGGAGCAGGTGCCTTATCACTGGAGCTGGAGGACCTCTCGTTTCGATACTTGTTTCCCTATTCATATCTTTATGTTGATACATGGTTGAGAAGCTATGAAACAGATTGCAAGCACTTGATAGATGTGTACAAGGAGCAGCTTCTCCAAGCACTAAAGGCTGATGCCGAGTTGGAGGAGATTGTGGATGGCATCTTGATTCAAGGTCGATATAAAAGCCGTTTTAGCACTATGAAGAAGCTATTGAAAAATGGATCTAAGCCACAAGAAGTAAATGATCTTTTGGGTTTGAGGGTTATCTTGAATCCTCAACCTGGTGATAGTATGCTGGAGAGGGCGCATAGGGCTTGTTACAGGACACGTGAAGTGATCCAAACCCTCTGGAAGGAAATACCCGACAGGACAAAAGACTACATTGCCAGACCCAAACCAAATGGCTACAGAAGTTTACATGTGGCTGTTGATATCAGCGAACAAGGAAAGGTTAGACCAATGATGGAGATACAGATACGCACCACGGAGATGGACTCATTGGCAGTTGGTGGAGCTGCATCCCATTCATTGTACAAGGGCGGTCTTACTGATCCAGAAGAG GCAAAACGGCTGAAGACAATTATGATGGCCGCAGCTGAACTTGCAGCTGTGCGTCTTAGGGATATACCATCTGCAAATCAGAGAGGGGCTCTAAAGATCAACCACAGAAACCGAGTGTTTCATCTTCTTGATAAAAATGGTGATGGGAGGATTAGTATCGAGGAACTTGCAGAAGTGATGGAAGAGCTTGGAGCTGGAGGTGAAGATGCACAGGAGCTAATGCAACTTCTGGATTCAAATAGTGATGGTTCATTGAGCTCTGAAGAGTTTGATTTGTTTCAGAGACAG GTTGAACTTACGAGAAATTTGGAGGACAAAGATGATAACTACAGAACTCTGTTGGGGGAGAAGCTGCAGATTACTGACAGTACTGGCTTAATCCAGGTTTACCGCAAGGAGTTGGGCGACAAGCTGGCAGTTAGTTAA